The following are encoded together in the Bos mutus isolate GX-2022 chromosome 3, NWIPB_WYAK_1.1, whole genome shotgun sequence genome:
- the KCNJ9 gene encoding G protein-activated inward rectifier potassium channel 3: MAQENAAFSPGTEEPPRRRGRQRYVEKDGRCNVQQGNVRETYRYLTDLFTTLVDLQWRLSLLFFVLAYALTWLFFGAIWWLIAYGRGDLEHLEDTAWTPCVNNLNGFVAAFLFSIETETTIGYGHRVITDQCPEGIVLLLLQAILGSMVNAFMVGCMFVKISQPNKRAATLVFSSHAVVSLRDGRLCLMFRVGDLRSSHIVEASIRAKLIRSRQTLEGEFIPLHQTDLSVGFDTGDDRLFLVSPLVISHEIDAASPFWEASRRALERDDFEIVVILEGMVEATGMTCQARSSYLVDEVLWGHRFTSVLTLEDGFYEVDYASFHETFEVPTPSCSARELAEAAARLDAHLYWSIPSRLDEKVEEEGAGEGAGEEAEEEAGEGAGEGAGVDKEQNGCLPPPESESKV, from the exons ATGGCTCAGGAGAACGCAGCCTTCTCGCCGGGCACTGAGGAGCCGCCTCGGCGCCGCGGCCGCCAGCGCTACGTGGAAAAGGACGGGCGCTGCAACGTGCAGCAGGGCAACGTGCGCGAGACGTACCGCTACCTGACCGACCTGTTCACCACGCTCGTGGACCTGCAGTGGCGCCTGAGCTTGCTCTTCTTCGTGCTGGCCTACGCGCTCACCTGGCTCTTCTTCGGCGCCATCTGGTGGCTGATAGCCTACGGCCGCGGCGACCTGGAGCACCTGGAGGACACGGCGTGGACCCCGTGCGTCAACAACCTCAACGGCTTCGTGGCCGCTTTCCTCTTCTCCATCGAGACGGAGACCACCATCGGCTACGGGCACCGCGTCATCACCGACCAGTGCCCCGAGGGcatcgtgctgctgctgctgcaggccaTCCTGGGCTCCATGGTGAACGCCTTTATGGTGGGCTGCATGTTCGTCAAGATCTCGCAGCCCAACAAGCGCGCCGCCACGCTCGTCTTCTCCTCGCACGCCGTGGTGTCGCTGCGCGACGGGCGCCTCTGCCTCATGTTCCGGGTGGGCGACCTGCGATCTTCGCACATCGTCGAGGCCTCCATCCGCGCCAAGCTCATCCGCTCGCGCCAGACGCTGGAGGGCGAGTTCATCCCGCTGCACCAGACCGACCTCAGCGTGGGCTTCGACACGGGCGACGACCGCCTCTTCCTCGTCTCGCCTCTCGTCATCAGCCACGAGATCGACGCCGCCAGTCCCTTCTGGGAGGCGTCGCGCCGCGCCCTCGAGAGGGACGACTTCGAGATCGTGGTCATCCTCGAGGGCATGGTGGAAGCCACGG GAATGACATGCCAAGCTCGGAGCTCCTACCTGGTGGATGAGGTGCTATGGGGCCACCGCTTCACCTCAGTGCTGACCCTGGAGGATGGCTTCTACGAAGTAGACTACGCCAGCTTCCACGAGACCTTTGAGGTGCCCACACCTTCATGCAGCGCCCGGGAGCTGGCCGAGGCCGCGGCCCGACTGGACGCCCATCTCTACTGGTCCATCCCCAGCCGGCTGGACgagaaggtggaggaggagggggctggagagggggctggagaggaggcggaagaggaggcgggagagggggCGGGCGAAGGGGCTGGGGTTGACAAAGAGCAGAATGGCTGCCTGCCACCCCCAGAGAGTGAATCCAAGGTATGA
- the IGSF8 gene encoding immunoglobulin superfamily member 8, protein MGALGPKLPPPPLLLLMLGIGCCAREVLVPQGPLYRVAGTAISISCNVSGYEGSAQQDFEWFLYRPEAPEAALGIVSTRDPRFSYAIFGPRVAAGEVQVQRLQGDAAVLRISRLQAQDAGIYECYTPSTDARYLGSYSGKVELRVLPDTLQVSASPPGPRGRQAPTSPPRLTVHEGQELALGCLARTSTQKHTHLAVSFGRAVPEAPVGRATLQEVVGLRPDLAVDAGAPYAARLAAGELRLGKEGPERYRMVLGGAQADDAGTYHCTATEWIQDPDGSWAQIAEKRAVLAHVDVQTLSSQLAVTVGPGERRVGPGEPLELLCNVSGALPPPGRHAAYSVGWEMAPAGAPGPGRLVAQLDTEGVGSLGPGYEGRHIAMEKVASRTYRLRLEAARPADAGTYRCLAKAYVRGSGARLREAASARSRPLPVHVREEGVVLEAVAWLAGGAVYRGETASLLCNISVRGGPPGLRLAASWWVERPEEGELSSAPAQLVGGVGQDGVAELGVRPGGGPVSVELVGPRSHRLRLHGLGPEDEGVYHCAPSAWVQHADYSWYQAGSARSGPVTVYPYTHALDTLFVPLLVGTGVALVIGATILGSITCCFMKRLRKR, encoded by the exons GAATTGGGTGCTGTGCCCGGGAAGTGCTGGTCCCTCAGGGGCCCCTGTACCGTGTGGCTGGCACCGCCATCTCCATCTCCTGCAATGTCAGTGGCTATGAGGGCTCTGCCCAGCAGGACTTTGAGTGGTTCCTGTACAGGCCCGAGGCCCCAGAGGCCGCCCTGGGCATCGTCAGCACCAGGGACCCCCGGTTCTCCTACGCCATCTTTGGGCCCCGAGTGGCTGCCGGTGAGGTCCAGGTGCAGCGTCTGCAGGGCGATGCCGCGGTGCTCAGGATCTCCCGCCTGCAGGCCCAGGATGCTGGCATTTACGAATGCTACACACCCTCCACTGATGCCCGCTACCTGGGCAGCTACAGCGGCAAAGTGGAACTGAGAG TTCTTCCAGACACGCTGCAGGTGTCTGCTAGCCCCCCGGGGCCCCGAGGCCGCCAGGCCCCGACTTCACCCCCTCGCCTCACAGTGCACGAGGGGCAGGAGCTGGCACTGGGCTGCCTGGCGAGGACGAGCACGCAGAAGCACACACACCTGGCCGTGTCCTTTGGGCGAGCCGTGCCCGAGGCGCCTGTGGGGCGAGCGACTCTTCAGGAAGTGGTGGGACTCCGGCCCGACCTGGCGGTGGACGCTGGAGCTCCCTATGCCGCTCGACTGGCAGCCGGGGAGCTTCGACTGGGCAAGGAGGGGCCCGAGCGGTACCGCATGGTGCTGGGCGGTGCCCAGGCGGATGATGCAGGCACCTACCACTGCACTGCCACCGAGTGGATTCAGGATCCTGATGGCAGCTGGGCCCAGATCGCAGAGAAGAGGGCTGTGCTGGCGCACGTGGATGTTCAGACACTGT CCAGCCAGCTGGCAGtgacagtggggcctggtgagCGTCGGGTTGGCCCAGGGGAGCCCTTGGAGCTGCTGTGCAATGTGTCAGGGGCCCTGCCCCCACCGGGCCGTCATGCCGCGTACTCCGTGGGCTGGGAGATGGCACCCGCAGGGGCACCTGGGCCCGGCCGCCTGGTGGCCCAGTTGGACACGGAGGGAGTGGGCAGCCTGGGCCCTGGCTACGAGGGCCGGCACATTGCCATGGAAAAGGTGGCCTCCCGAACCTACCGGCTACGGCTGGAGGCTGCCCGGCCTGCGGATGCGGGCACCTACCGCTGCCTAGCCAAAGCCTATGTCCGAGGATCCGGGGCCCGGCTTCGAGAAGCCGCCAGTGCTCGCTCCCGGCCCCTCCCCGTGCATGTCCGAGAAGAAG GTGTGGTGCTGGAGGCCGTGGCCTGGCTAGCGGGAGGCGCAGTGTACCGCGGGGAGACTGCTTCCCTGCTCTGCAACATCTCCGTGCGGGGCGGCCCCCCTGGGCTGCGGCTCGCTGCCAGCTGGTGGGTGGAGCGGCCGGAGGAGGGGGAGCTGAGCTCTGCCCCTGCCCAACTGGTGGGCGGGGTGGGCCAGGACGGTGTGGCGGAGCTGGGGGTCCGGCCTGGAGGAGGTCCCGTCAGCGTGGAGCTGGTGGGGCCCCGAAGCCATCGGCTGAGACTGCACGGCTTGGGGCCTGAGGACGAAGGCGTGTACCACTGCGCCCCCAGCGCCTGGGTGCAGCATGCTGACTACAGCTGGTACCAGGCGGGCAGTGCCCGCTCGGGGCCTGTCACAGTCTACCCATACACGCATG CCCTGGACACTCTGTTTGTGCCCCTGCTGGTGGGCACGGGGGTTGCTCTAGTCATCGGAGCCACCATCCTCGGCTCCATCACCTGCTGTTTCATGAAGAGGCTGCGGAAACGGTGA